A DNA window from Mytilus edulis chromosome 14, xbMytEdul2.2, whole genome shotgun sequence contains the following coding sequences:
- the LOC139504446 gene encoding uncharacterized protein — protein sequence MTEPAEDRPLKRTIPPDLQRLVEDIQIKIPRTTEVVKEVTVALIKPDAVEAGKVDQILEDIKAAGIEILKHEERKLTEDEVRQFYSHLQDQDFFEDLVKFMTSGPSHVLALTKGKTGENIIDEFRDLIGPTDVEEAKTQKPESLRAKHGQQTFMNALHGSSSADMATRELAFFFPDFVTLALVRPEAFRLHKDEIISKIRESGFKVAMQKEMQLTKEMAEEFYKEHTGQEYFDQLVTNMSSGPVLALALAREDAIEGWRSMLGPKEVDKAKEEAPESLRAKFAVDDAINSLHGSDSEDTAKKELDFFFPMEQTVAVIKPDAEGTKGPPGDLDEEKKRWLIVGICLHSIISPLLRKYADPILRNLYNSLVSSDTIDTQGYNRYLRKYPASNRYFLNYDSINNNNSVPKKKIYNKWINDYQNFDYKVASHVDLSKLFLQPNMAHYSGFNESCDSSALLGLVINISSFPPIIQTDAEKMRSDIRNPWAHCDFREWTTGKYTHSFNVMGQLVKDIGLTNREENRILGELNTWATNGQNFMSGTTLGLEIVGEIRQQTHVLSRYVQTLCTETDSQFIRVQKELSNLVNSLEEHEERLKSLESIAKENKETIKDVKNRVEDHIPQHIRAHHGQEIREWEQDQTTFFETRATRHILKSLPSHNCIIVTGSSGCGKSSNIHHAALHLRDSLEYEIIPVLTGPSDIMNYYNRNKKQVFVVDDICGKETINTQTLQMWRDYSEKLGKIFRVAETDVRSISDGTVSKISNPRLLISCRLHINKESQFQRIALFTKKVFNLLSPELCLLEAERIHMLHKYVPDDIIDNIKQVKENFDYFPLLCKLSKDKTCEEVEKLFTAPLDSIKTDIITIIDTNKEQFCALVLCIVFNDGFDTDWLKLGSVSEKEKKDKLEHIVKEFDIDLSKERHINSLKAGFSTLHGTYFKLRGTEYRMIHDKIHEMAAVICGQHLTECFMKYATPEFIQDHFILESLTEIQEKDDLIVLLKDQEEDYFERLLCDLTKHVITSTFNNAQLISQTFRDKLLSFLRKSDVKTVLKSFDTESCIIDNNYDELEYRDQKKHFNTTPLIESATTGYFDIVEFLIVNVKCNVNNADERGNSPLHKASERGHTAVAKLLLENNADVSQCNIYKDSPLYAACAGGHKDTVELLLQNNADVNQCNTYGTPPLCVACTGGHKDTVELLLQNNADVNQCNTYGTPPLCVACTGGHTDTVELLLQNNADVSQCNTFGMSPLYMACEGGHTETVDLLFQNKADVNQCDWNGRSPLYVACEIGHKDIVELLLQKKAEINLCHENGESPLYLACKRRHTDIVELLLQNNADVNRCNENGKSPLYGACEGIYTRLPEVLLRYNKDVSGHSLFLSFEAHTIETKGIVEMLLQTKADVNQCDKDGCSPLFAACRTGQKETVELLLQEKADVNQCNSKGESPLHAVCSYHYHLQSLYSKDRVEPVLKRYIETVKILLAWNADVKMFNRNDHTPLDIARESHFVELVNLFEENLQLKESQLK from the exons AAGTTGTAAAGGAGGTCACTGTAGCCTTAATCAAACCAGATGCTGTGGAAGCTGGAAAGGTTGACCAGATATTGGAAGAT ATAAAAGCAGCAGGCATTGAAATCTTGAAACATGAGGAGAGAAAGTTAACGGAGGATGAAGTTAGACAGTTCTACTCTCACTTACAAGACCAG GACTTCTTTGAAGACTTAGTCAAATTTATGACAAGTGGTCCCAGTCATGTGCTTGCCTTGACCAAGGGCAAGACTGGTGAAAATATCATAGATGAGTTCAGAGATCTGATTGGACCAACTGATGTGGAAGAGGCAAAGACACAGAAACCAGAAAG TTTGAGAGCCAAACATGGACAGCAAACCTTCATGAATGCACTCCATGGAAGTAGCTCAGCAGACATGGCTACAAG ggaACTTGCCTTCTTCTTCCCCGATTTTGTAACACTTGCTTTAGTTAGACCAGAGGCCTTTAGACTGCATAAAG ACGAAATTATTTCTAAGATTCGTGAATCTGGATTCAAAGTTGCCATGCAAAAGGAGATGCAGTTGACGAAAGAAATGGCAGAAGAATTTTACAAAGAACATACAGGCCAAGAATATTTTGACCAGCTTGTTACAAATATGTCTAG TGGTCCAGTGTTGGCCCTTGCTCTGGCCAGAGAAGATGCTATTGAGGGCTGGAGAAGTATGTTGGGTCCAAAGGAAGTTGACAAAGCTAAAGAAGAGGCCCCAGAAAG TTTACGAGCAAAGTTTGCTGTGGATGATGCAATTAATTCTTTACACGGCTCAGATTCAGAAGACACAGCCAAAAAAGAATTAGACTTTTTCTTCCCAATGGAACAAACAGTTGCTGTTATCAAACCAGATGCTGAAGGAACTAAAG GTCCACCAGGAGATTTAGACGAGGAGAAGAAAAGATGGCTGATTGTTGGAATATGTCTTCATTCAATTATTTCTCCTCTACTGAGAAAATATGCAGATCCTATTCTTAGAAACTTGTATAATTCTCTAGTGTCCAGCGATACCATTGATACACAGGGATATAATCGATATCTAAGGAAATACCCAGCATCAAATAGATATTTTCTTAATTATGATTCAATAAACAACAACAATAGTGTACCAAAGAAGAAGATCTACAACAAATGGATAAATGATTACCAGAATTTTGATTACAAAGTAGCAAGCCATGTTGATTTGTCAAAGTTGTTTCTACAGCCTAATATGGCTCATTACTCTGGCTTTAATGAGTCATGTGACTCATCTGCATTGCTTGGTTTAGTCATCAACATCAGTTCATTTCCACCAATTATACAGACTGATGctgaaaag atgcGATCAGACATACGTAATCCATGGGCACACTGTGACTTCAGAGAATGGACCACAGGCAAATATACACATTCCTTCAATGTAATGGGACAACTTGTTAAGGACATTGGACTAACTAACAGAGAAGAAAACAGGATCTTGGGAGAACTCAATACCTGGGCAACAAATG GTCAAAACTTCATGAGTGGAACAACACTTGGTTTAGAGATAGTGGGGGAGATTCGTCAACAGACACATGTTCTTAGTAGATATGTACAGACTTTGTGTACAGAAACAGACAGCCAGTTTATCAGAGTGCAAAAAGAATTATCAAACTTAGTTAACAGTTTAGAGGAACATGAGGAAAGATTAAAGAGTTTAGAAAGT ATAGCAAAGGAGAATAAGGAAACAATAA AAGACGTAAAAAACCGAGTTGAAGATCATATTCCACAACATATTCGAG CTCACCATGGACAAGAAATAAGAGAATGGGAGCAAGACCAAACTACCTTTTTCGAAACCAGAGCAACACGTCACATACTGAAGTCTCTACCCTCACATAACTGTATTATTGTGACAGGAAGCTCGGGCTGTGGTAAATCTTCAAACATACATCATGCTGCGTTACACTTGCGTGACAGTTTGGAATATGAGATAATACCAGTGTTAACAGGACCATCAGACATAATGAATTATTACAATAGAAACAAAAAACAAGTGTTTGTTGTAGATGACATATGTGGGAAGGAAACAATCAACACACAAACATTACAGATGTGGAGAGATTATTCAGAAAAATTGGGCAAAATATTTAGAGTTGCAGAAACAGATGTTAGAAGTATAAGTGATGGCACGGTTTCCAAGATATCAAATCCAAGATTACTGATTTCTTGTAGACTGCATATAAATAAAGAATCACAGTTTCAACGTATTGCATTGTTCACAAAAAAAGTATTCAATTTATTATCACCCGAGTTGTGTCTGCTGGAAGCTGAAAGAATTCATATGCTGCATAAGTATGTTCCTGATGACAtaattgacaatataaaacaagtcAAGGAGAACTTTGATTACTTTCCCTTGCTTTGTAAATTGTCAAAAGACAAAACATGTGAGGAAGTGGAGAAACTATTTACAGCTCCTCTGGACAGTATTAAAACAGACATAATCACAATTATTGATACAAACAAAGAACAATTCTGTGCTCTTGTTCTGTGTATTGTTTTTAACGATGGATTTGATACAGATTGGCTTAAATTAGGATCAGTGTcagaaaaggaaaaaaaggacAAACTTGAGCACATTGTCAAAGAATTTGACATAGACTTAAGCAAAGAGAGGCATATAAATTCATTAAAAGCTGGCTTTTCAACATTACATGGCACATATTTCAAACTGAGAGGCACAGAGTACAGAATGATACATGACAAAATCCATGAAATGGCAGCTGTAATCTGTGGACAACACCTTACCGAATGTTTTATGAAATATGCTACTCCTGAATTTATTCAGGATCATTTCATCCTTGAATCTTTAACAGAAATTCAAGAAAAGGATGATTTAATAGTACTATTGAAAGATCAAGAAGAAGATTATTTTGAACGACTGTTATGCGACTTAACAAAACATGTCATTACAAGCACATTCAATAATGCACAGTTAATTAGTCAGACATTTAGAGATAAGTTATTAAGCTTTTTAAGAAAGAGTGATGTAAAAACAGTATTAAAGAGCTTTGATACAGAAAGTTGCATTATAGACAATAATTATGATGAACTAGAATATAGAGATCAGAAGAAACACTTTAATACGACACCTTTAATAGAATCAGCAACAACGGGATACTTTGATATCGTTGAATTTCTAATTGTTAATGTTAAATGTAATGTGAATAACGCAGACGAAAGAGGCAATTCCCCTTTACATAAGGCATCTGAAAGAGGACATACAGCTGTAGCTAAACTATTATTAGAGAACAATGCTGATGTATCTcaatgtaacatatataaagattctCCATTGTATGCAGCCTGTGCAGGAGGACATAAAGATACAGTAGAACTGCTTCTTCAGAACAATGCTGATGTCAATCAATGTAATACATATGGAACACCTCCGTTGTGTGTGGCCTGTACAGGAGGACATAAAGATACAGTAGAACTGCTTCTTCAGAACAATGCTGATGTCAATCAATGTAATACATATGGAACACCTCCGTTGTGTGTGGCCTGTACAGGAGGACATACAGATACAGTAGAACTGTTACTGCAGAACAATGCTGATGTCTCTCAGTGTAATACGTTTGGAATGTCTCCATTGTATATGGCATGTGAAGGAGGACATACAGAAACAGTAGATCTGTTATTTCAGAACAAGGCTGACGTCAATCAGTGTGATTGGAATGGCCGGTCTCCATTGTATGTTGCCTGTGAAATAGGACATAAAGATATAGTAGAACTGTTACTTCAGAAGAAGGCTGAAATCAATCTGTGTCATGAGAATGGTGAGTCTCCACTGTATTTGGCCTGTAAACGAAGACATACAGATATAGTAGAACTGTTACTGCAGAACAACGCTGATGTCAATCGGTGTAATGAGAATGGTAAGTCTCCTTTGTATGGCGCCTGTGAAGGAATATATACACGTTTGCCAGAAGTTTTACTAAGATACAATAAAGATGTGTCTGGTCATAGTCTTTTTCTATCGTTTGAGGCACATACGATAGAAACTAAAGGTATAGTAGAGATGTTACTGCAGACCAAGGCTGATGTCAATCAGTGTGATAAGGATGGATGTTCTCCATTGTTTGCTGCATGTAGAACAGGACAAAAAGAAACAGTCGAACTGTTACTTCAGGAAAAAGCTGATGTCAATCAGTGTAATAGTAAGGGAGAGTCACCTTTACATGCAGTTTGTTCATATCATTACCACTTGCAATCATTATACAGTAAAGATAGAGTGGAACCAGTTTTAAAAAGATACATTGAAACTGTTAAAATATTACTTGCTTGGAACGCAGATGTTAAAATGTTTAATAGGAATGATCATACACCACTTGATATTGCCCGTGAATCACATTTTGTTGAACTTGTAAATCTTTTTGAGGAAAATCTCCAGCTAAAAGAATCACAATTAAAGTAa